The genome window AGCCCACAATCTGGGTAGAGAAGTAGGACGGAAGGAGGGAAAGGACCTGAGGAAGCAATGGAGGTAGACGCAAGAAAGGACAAAAGGGAAGTAGGTTACAAGGatggaatgaaggaaggaaggctaGAAGTAGGCTGGACGGGTAAGAAAGGAAGGAGGGGCAGGAAAGACGACATGTAGGAAAGGATGAAGGATCTGAGGAAGAAAAAATGAGAGGAAGGATTAACAACTTctagaaaagggggaaaaaagacgtCTGGAAatacaaattttccccactcttattttctttttttttttcatatttatccAGATctggaaaatacaaaaatcaaaTTGAACACTTCCATGCTGTCAAGTTTCCCTGCATAACTCACCAGTGGCATGAGCTTTTCTTCTAATACTTTCACACTAGGAAACATTATTGGTTTGCAAAAGACACACACTTTTGTttaaaaggatgttttttttgttgttgttttttcctgatTGCACAACCCATTTCTGAGCTTTTTAGGTTTAGGCTTCAGACAGTGTCTGGGCGCTGCATCTGTAGAGAAAGGGAGTGAAACCTAGCTGCATAAACATTCAGTAGTATAACAAGTTTGCATAATATTTGATTGTCGCCCATCAAAGGAAGACATTTACACTCTTCTCGCCTTTGGGCAAACACCGCACATTCAAGAAATTACAATGGAAATTTTACAGTAGTTTAAGGCTTTTAACAGATTTAGCATTTGATCCACATAAAAggtccttttaaaaaaaaaagcgcacaTTACAAATGATTTACATTTCCTTCAAATCTAAAAACTCTGTTATTCAATATTCAAGGATTACTTACTTCGTAATATGATGACATTAACTACAGATTGTTCAGAAATTGCTACACTGGAGCCCTAGTTTgaggttgttgttttcttcttttttttttttttgctgcaaccATCTTGTACTTGAAGACTACCAGCACACTGCTCAAAAATGGACGAATAAAGGtaatgaaaaccaaaatatCTTGTAGTAAAATTTGGGGAAGAAGTTAAAGGACAAGTATCACATTTTACAAACAACATTATGAAAGTGAGAACCAGAAATAAATCACATTCTGGCTTTCTATTGTGTCCCCAAGCGGATAAGACATTTTCTGAtacaaaaaaaagcctttgcAGCCATCTACAGCAGAAAGACAGTACCATGTATATATGATGACTTGCTATCTAGAGCTGCAGACGCTGATTCCCAGTTGCTGCATAATACTATAGCTCTCCAAAAATCTTTTTAATACATTCTTACATGCCTTCTGCTTGGTTTCttttaactctttaaaaaaaaaaacttacttcAAATTTTGCACATAACTTTCATCAGATACATTCttgaacaaaatttaaaaaaaagaaaaagttgtgttGTGATACATGCCTCAACAGAAGTCAGTAGGAGAAAAGAAATCCTGCCATCTACTGGCCATTACTGGAATAGCACTTTAAGGCACtgccttgttattttttttcttgtgtgacAGTCTATAGCGTTAGGTTTTTCTTTCTGGAGCTCGACAAGGAGGAGGCAGAAATTTGATTCGCATCGGCGTCTACTGTTTAAAGCTTGCCCATGGGCTCTCTGACACGATCCCTCTGCTCATTCTGCTGATGCCCGCCAGCTTGACTTTGGCGCGGGCCGTCCACCTCACCGCCGCCGCTGGATCGTTGGAGTCTGTCAGGTTGGCATAGCGAGAGGAGTCCTCCTCAAACCCCTGCCCGCCCCACGAAGGAATTTCCAAGGGAATGCTTATGGAGTCGGGAGGAAGGGACAGCGCCGACTCCCCGTTCTGACCGTTCTCGACGAGCGCTTCATCGGTCGTAGCTTCAGTAACGATCCCCAACTGTGGTGGCTCCCAGCCCTCCATCTTCTCCAGTTTTTTGGCAGGGGAGATTTGCCTCATTGTCATCGTGACACTGTCCCAGAAACAGTGTCCCTTTTCCGGCTTgtccttcttctccttctcgCCTTCCTTGACCTTTTTGTTAGACCTTTTGAAGAAACACAGAGAGGGTGAGAGAGGTTAAAACTTGGAAGTCCCAAGGAACTCTGTGTACCGCCTGTGATGTAAAtaggactgacaggctggaggaACTGCTGTTTATCAGACGTTTTCAACACGGGAGACCGGCGTACTCCCCACACACTGAACTGTTATGGAGgaatttgcttttgtttgtcaAAGCAAGGTCATTAATAAAGGTTTTCCTGTTCGTATATGTTCCACTTCCTCAGCAGGTCTGAAAGATAGCTGCTTATAAAGGGGTACGGATAAACAAATCTAAGTGGCTGGGTGTGGCGCTGCTATTCCTAGTTgaaactgtaaatatttctGCTTCTCACACCTGATATATCCCGATATATTGACTTAatgtaaatctgaaaaaatCTTGTCCTGAGTGATCGGTGGGAATGTAACAATACTTCTTTTAATTTGGTGGAAGTACTTAATTACTAGAATGATCTTTGGAACAGAACAAATACCCGCTAACCAGTCACATCTTgaatacaccttttttttttatgtacagaaacgcatatttaaaaaagctaACATCTAAGTTGGAGACATGTGAATAGGGAATTTGTGTAAgcaattacaagctgtatttaTATGTGTACTGTACTGAATGATGCCGATATTGTTCTAATATCACAATTTGCTCTCGTTTCCATAGCTGaatcaacataaaataccaaaaaaagacaaaataaaacatgtttctacCAACAATGAGCTATTTTTGAAAACGTGTAATAATTTAGCTAATGGTCTGAATGTTCAGTTTCTGTGTCCGATTTTATGCATGAATTGAATCTAACGTCTCCAGGAAAAACTtgattttttgttctgtttgtcttCTTTCCTACATTTTTTAAGCAGCATCATTTTTcgtttggtgttgtttttacaaCATAAGTATTCTGCCGTAGAAGTCTTAGTGATGTTTAGTTTGTCAAGATAAAGGAAAAACGCATCCAAACTCACACTTTGCGCTCTGGCGCCTTCACTCCGGACAACAACAAGTGCTCATCATCCTTGGAGGACAGCATCTtcttctccttcctctccttttTGGATATCATTTTCTTCACCTTTGCTTCCTGAGGGgaacaaaacaacaatgaaaaagtggattttattttaaacaccaGGGCTGCAACATGTATAGCTCCACATACTACCATGTTAGTTGTCTCTGTTGCATTACTGTTTGATTTTACCCTCCCTACATAACGATATTTCACAGTTAGACAGGACAGGAATGCAGCGCAGCGACCACTCGTTCAGGCTGACAGTAGCtcatattttggaaaaaaaaaatacttggtgAAGCGCTCCAAGTGCATTCCAGTGGGAGAAAACTCCTGATCTCCATCACACCAGAATTCCTTCCTGCCTTTCCCGACTTTCCACCGAGTGCTCGTACATCTCTTATCAGCAAAGATGGAGCAAAGTTTAGACTTCCTCTCTCCCCAAGGGAGAACTCCCAATCTCAGCTGTCAAGGCCTCGCCCTCCACTCCTCACATCCGTGCCCACCCGCCCGCATGCTCGCTCAGTGCacaaaataatatttgattAATGGGTTTAACCCCAGAGAACCTCTTTACACTGCTTCTGTTTCTTTATTCTAAGGTCAGGTCAAAACTCTGAACTCTGCACAATGTAGATCCGTTCATGTTTGGGACAGGAAGCGGCCTCTGCAGCTACAACAAGCAAACAGCTTGTCCTCAAGCCAAACAGGGACACCTTCAATCAGATCTGTCGCCGGATAAGGCTTCAGAATGCTGGAGTTTAGATTAAACAAACTTCCACCAGTAAACAGGCCCGGCGTGTTTAACATTCGCTCCGCACCTCTGAGAACGGATGATTCTGCTCATGTTCCTCCTGTTGATAAATGGGGAAACAAATGCCA of Fundulus heteroclitus isolate FHET01 chromosome 15, MU-UCD_Fhet_4.1, whole genome shotgun sequence contains these proteins:
- the si:ch211-225h24.2 gene encoding si:ch211-225h24.2, with product MFKKTKSKVLVDYASEEDDMSWHYHHSYKDKDMGEEEEEEVVTPVAKEAKVKKMISKKERKEKKMLSSKDDEHLLLSGVKAPERKVSNKKVKEGEKEKKDKPEKGHCFWDSVTMTMRQISPAKKLEKMEGWEPPQLGIVTEATTDEALVENGQNGESALSLPPDSISIPLEIPSWGGQGFEEDSSRYANLTDSNDPAAAVRWTARAKVKLAGISRMSRGIVSESPWASFKQ